The genomic region AGATATTGCCGTTACCGGACGGGGCTCCAGAAAATTTTTCAGATGGAGTTGGGGTGTTTAATTTTTCTGTTTCGGCAAGCCCACAAGAGGTTAATGTCGGTGATCCTGTGACGATTAAAATGACGATTTCAGGGGATGGAAATTTTAAGAGTTTGACCATGCCATCTTTTAAAAATAGCGATAATTTTAAAGTTTATGATCCTGAAATTAAGCAAGAAAATAAAAGCAAGATTTTAGAACAAGTTTTAATTCCAAAATCTGAAGATATTGAAGAAATCCCAGTGATCAGTTTTTCTTATTTTGACGTGGACCAAGGGAAATATAAAACTATTACAAAAGGACCTTTTCCGTTAATTGTTAATAAAGTAAAGGCAACACAGCCTTTAAGGCTTGTAGAGCTTTCGGGAGAGCAGCCAACCGGTGTTCAGGACGACCGCTTAGGACGTGACATTGTTTTTATAAAAGAACATCCAGGGGCATTTTTTTCTTTGGGCTGGGTTTTATATCGAGATATTCGTTTGTGGATTTTTGTGATTGGATATGCACTGTTTGTTGTAGGTTTTTGTTTTATTTTTCGTCAGCAAGAAAGAATGAAGACAGATACAGCTTATGCAAAGAGGCTGCGCGCTCCTAGGAAAGCAAAAAAAAGATTGAAGCAGGCAAGACAACTTATAGATCAGGGAAAAGCGCAGGAATTTTACGACACTGTTTTTAAGCTTTTGCAGCAATATTTTAGTCATAAACTTTCTATCCCTGAGGGCATGATTACGGATAAAGAAATTGACCTATTTTTAAGTAAAGAAAAGATTGCGTCTGATATTGTGACTAAAACAAGAACACTTTTGGCTCAATGCGACGCAGTTCGATATGGAGCCATTTCTGGAGATGTGGAAAATATGGAAAAGAATTATGAAGATCTTCAAAGCATTATTGATTTCTTTGAGAGGATGTAAAATGAAAAATTTTAAAATAATTCCCTTATTGTTTGGGTTTAGTTTTTTTGTATTTTTCGGCAATGTCGAGGCAGCTCCCAAAGATGTTGTATCAAAGTTTTATGAAGCAAATCTTTCTTATAAAGACGGAGAGTACCGAAAAGCTATTGATCTTTATGAGGACATTGTCCGTTTAGGATTTGCTAACGGTGTTCTTTATTATAATTTAGGCAATAGCTATTTTAAGATTGATGATCTTGGTCGCGCGATTGTTAATTATGAGCGTGCAAAATTCTTTATTCCAAGAGATGGTGATCTACGTTCTAATGAGCAGTATGCTTATTCGCTCACGCAAGCACATAATCTTTTGACAAAAAAGATGTTTTTAGGCCGCATCATAGAGAAAATCAGAGATGAGTTTACCTGCAATGAAATTGTTTGGTTTCTTCTAGCTCTTTATATTGTGCTTGGGTTTTTTGTTGTTTTCGGCATGCTGAGCAAGTGGCCAAAGAAAAAAATCTTTATTATTTCTGGAATTTTTATTGTTATTATTGTTTTCGGTTCGATGATGTTGATTACTAAAGTTTTAGCTGAAGATCGAGCGGCAATCATTATGCTTGATACTGATGCTAAATTTGAGCCACAAGATAATGCCACAACGCATTTTTCCCTTGTCATTGGCTCAAGAATTAATGTTGTTAAAGCTGAAGATAATTGGGCAAAGATCGAACGCTTAGATGGGAAGCTTGGTTGGATTAAGGCCAAAGATTTTGAAATGATTCACCTGCATTAATTCATAATATGATTTGTTGATTTCTTTTTCTGCGTTATAATAAGAAAAAGAGACTTTCGGAGTCAGTCATGTGGAATGTTTTAATCGCTGAAGATGATTTTCAGAATAAGAAAAAACTTCTCGATGCTTTAAAGGGCCGAGCAACGTGCACAGATGTCTCCAGCGGCCAGCAAGCATTAGATGCCTACAAAGATAGCCTTTCTAAAAATATTCATTTTGATTTTATTCTTCTTGACGTTACGATGCCTAAGATGGATGGATTTGCTGTATTAAAAGCAATTCGAGCTCAAGAAGAAAATCTAACCCCACCTAGAAAAGAAGCCTTTGTCATTATGATTACGGCTTATAAAGATTCATTGATGGAAAAATACAATATGGGCTGGGATGATTTTATTACAAAACCAGTCGACAAAGATGTTCTGATCAAGCATATGGAGCGCTTGGTTCATCCTGCTCGTCATAATTCTTAGTAAATATTATTTATTTTAGGAAAGAAAGAATCTCTTTTGCCGCGCGCATGCTTGCTCCTGGTGCGCCGAGAGCGTTTTTTACTTTCGTGAGATCTTTTTTGATAGATTCTATTTTGACAAGATCGCTTAAAATGGAAATAATTTCTGATGTTATTTTTATTTCAGTTGCGTTAAGTTGTATGCATTCAGGAACAATCTTTTTTTGCGCAACAACATTAACAAGTCCAATATAAGGAATTTTGATTAATAATTTGGCAAGGATCCATGTTAGAAAAGATGTTTTGTAAACGACAACCATTGGTTTGTTTAAAATGGCAACTTCAAGCGTTGCCGTTCCGGAAGCAACAAGGCAGAAATCTGATGCGCGAATACCATCATAGGATTGATTGCTTAAGATTTTTATGGGAAATTTTTTTAATAGATATTTATTTAGAAGATCATCTGTAATCGTCGGTGCTTTTAGAATTAGAAATTGTAGATTTTGATTCTTTTGATAAAGATTTTTTGCCGCACGGATCATGACTGGCAGAAGGCTTGTGATTTCTTTTTGTCGTGAGCCTGGTAAAAGTGCAATTGTTTTTTTAGTTTTTTCTAGACCGAGATCTTCAATAATAGACTCGCGAGTTTTGTTTATTTTTATTTCATCAACAAGTGGATGACCAACGCAAGTGACATCCAAGCCTTTTTTTGCGTAGAATTCTTTTTCAAATTCAAACAAGACAATCATTTTATCAACGATTTTTTTGATCAACTCAACACGTTTTTCATTCCAGGCCCAGACTTGTGGGCTAATATAATAAATGACTTTGATGCCTGTTTTCTTTAGTTCTTGAGCAAGTTTTAGATTGAATCCAGGGTAATCGACTAAGATGACAGCTTTTGCGTTTGTTTCTTTAGTTTTATCTAAGATTAAACGAAAGAGTCTTTTGAATTCTGAGAGATGTTTAAGGACTTCGACAAATCCAATAACTGCAATTTTAGTGATGTCGGCATAAAGTTCGACACCGCTTGAGCCCATTTCTTTACCTCCAAGACCTGAAAATGTAGCATGAGGATCAAGATATTTAATGGCTTTAACAAGGCTAGCTGCGTGTGCGTCTCCGGAGGCTTCTCCAGCAACAATGATTAGGTGGTTTTTTTGTTGTTCCATATTTGATTGGTGATGTCTAAAGCTAACAATAGGGCGTCGCGGCCTTCAGCGCCTGAAACAATAGGCTTTTTGTTGTTTTGAACGCAATCGATAAATGATTCGAGTTCTTTTTTAAGAGGCTCTTCTTTTTCAATAGGAAGGGAGTGCTTAGATATGAGCTTTCGATGTTTTTTATAGATAAAAGCTTCTTGTTTAATGTAGTCAAGAGAAATGTAGGCATCTTCTAGAAAGATTCGTATTTTTCGTGTGACTTCGTCAGAAACACGGCTTGCAGTTAGGTTGCAGACGCATCCATTTTTAAAAGTAATCCGGGCATTAGCAATATCTTCTAGCTGTGTTAAGACTTTTACTCCAACAGCTCTAACTTCAGCTACTTTTGAGTTTGCAAGACCTAAAATAATATCAATGTCGTGAATCATTAAATCCATGACAACACCAATATCTAGTGATCGGTTTGGAAAATGATTAAGTCGGTGGCATTCAATAAATTTTGGATTTTTAGCAAAATGCTTGATGCTTTCAAAAGCGGAATTAAATCGTTCAATATGACCAACTTGCAAGATACATTTTTTTTCTTTTGCAATTTTAATAAGCTCATCTGCTTGCTTGACAGTGGTCGTAATAGGTTTTTCGATAAGGGTGTGGATATTGTTTTTTAAGAAGTCTTTGGCAATATTAAAGTGGAAAGTTGTTGGGGTGCAAACGTTAACAGCATCAACTTTTCCGATTAGATCTTTATGGCTAGTGAAAAGTTTTACCTTATAATGATCTGCGAGTTTCTTGGTTCGGCGTTCTTTTACGTCGCAGACTCCAATAAGATTAACTTTATTTGAAAGTTCATGATAGACTTTTAGATGGCGAGAACCGAGGTGCCCAATGCCGATAACAGCAACATTTAATTTATTAGACATAGTATTAATTTCACAAATAAATAAGTTTATATAATGCTGACACTATAACAAATCGCTCGACAAAAGTCAATCAGTATGCTACGATGCACCCCTTAGAAATTTAATATTTATATATCTATACATATATGCAAAATTACTTCAAACTTCTTAAATTCTTAAAGGGACATGTCAGGGTTTTGATTGCCGCGATAGGCTGTATGTTTGTTTCGGCGATTTTTGACGGATTTCAGCTGTCATTAATTGTTCCTATGGCTGACAAGATTCTTGGAAAAGGCGAGATTACTTTGCCTACTAAGGCGCCTGTTTTTGTGATGAATTTTGTTGATTCGATTAATGCTATGCCATCTGAGAAACTTTTGTACATTGTTTCTGTCGGCATGCTTATTATATTTTTTCTTAAGGGTATTTTTACTTTTTTACAAGGTTACTTGATGAATGATGTCTCCCAGCGTGTTATGAGAGATATTCGCCATCGTCTTTACCAAACGATTCAGAATTTGTCGTTGGATTATTTTAGTAAAAAAAGGACTGGAGAGCTTGTTTCGCGTATTACAAATGATGTTTCAGTCATTGACAATGCTGTTTCTTATGGGGTTTCGGATCTTTTTTATCAGTCATTTCGTGTTCTTGTTTTTGTATCTATTGTTCTTTTCATTTACCCTAAAGTTTTTATTGTTATGCTTGTTTTAGTGGGTTTTATTGCTTTTCCAATGAGGCAGATAGGAAGAAAGTTGAAGAAAATATCTCATCAATCTCAAGGGAAAATGGCTGATATCAATTCACTTTTGCTAGAAACAATTTCAGGGATTCGTGTGGTTAAAGCCTTTGGTATGGAGGATTACGAGACAAATCGTTTTAAGAATCAGAACAGTGATTTTTATAAACTTAAGATGAAAGCAGCTAAAAGGACTTTAATTATTAGCCCGATTACAGAGTTTATTGGAGCTCTTTTTGGTGCTGGGATTTTGCTGTGGATCGGCCGACAAGTTATTGCCGGAGAAGTGTCTTTTGGGATTTTTGGGTTATTTTTAGGCTCGCTGCTTTCATTGTTAAATCCTATTAAAAAACTGAGCAATGTTAACGCTATTGCTCAGCAGGCATTGGCTGCTAATGAACGTATATA from Candidatus Omnitrophota bacterium harbors:
- a CDS encoding BatD family protein; this encodes MMIKRNRRIKRSFLVCLFFILFFATLGLAQDIDFNTSVNRNKVALDETIELSLTVTGTQDVSPIKLPEIQGFQSKYVGPSTSISVVNGQYSSSISYKYILFPQQLGRFQIPGFGITIEEKQYSSKPIDLEIVESKSDSFSSQAANSDQEDLGDRIFLALEIKKEKAYLNERIPVSIKLFYSNIPVQDVQFPAIEQEGFVFEEFAKPQQYQDSINGISYNIIEFNVMAYPSRCGTLSLGPAELTCNLLYKSASRKDSLFDDFGVFSSSFFDNFLGSHEKRPITLKSKPIEIEILPLPDGAPENFSDGVGVFNFSVSASPQEVNVGDPVTIKMTISGDGNFKSLTMPSFKNSDNFKVYDPEIKQENKSKILEQVLIPKSEDIEEIPVISFSYFDVDQGKYKTITKGPFPLIVNKVKATQPLRLVELSGEQPTGVQDDRLGRDIVFIKEHPGAFFSLGWVLYRDIRLWIFVIGYALFVVGFCFIFRQQERMKTDTAYAKRLRAPRKAKKRLKQARQLIDQGKAQEFYDTVFKLLQQYFSHKLSIPEGMITDKEIDLFLSKEKIASDIVTKTRTLLAQCDAVRYGAISGDVENMEKNYEDLQSIIDFFERM
- a CDS encoding response regulator — translated: MWNVLIAEDDFQNKKKLLDALKGRATCTDVSSGQQALDAYKDSLSKNIHFDFILLDVTMPKMDGFAVLKAIRAQEENLTPPRKEAFVIMITAYKDSLMEKYNMGWDDFITKPVDKDVLIKHMERLVHPARHNS
- the lpxB gene encoding lipid-A-disaccharide synthase → MEQQKNHLIIVAGEASGDAHAASLVKAIKYLDPHATFSGLGGKEMGSSGVELYADITKIAVIGFVEVLKHLSEFKRLFRLILDKTKETNAKAVILVDYPGFNLKLAQELKKTGIKVIYYISPQVWAWNEKRVELIKKIVDKMIVLFEFEKEFYAKKGLDVTCVGHPLVDEIKINKTRESIIEDLGLEKTKKTIALLPGSRQKEITSLLPVMIRAAKNLYQKNQNLQFLILKAPTITDDLLNKYLLKKFPIKILSNQSYDGIRASDFCLVASGTATLEVAILNKPMVVVYKTSFLTWILAKLLIKIPYIGLVNVVAQKKIVPECIQLNATEIKITSEIISILSDLVKIESIKKDLTKVKNALGAPGASMRAAKEILSFLK
- a CDS encoding Gfo/Idh/MocA family oxidoreductase, producing MSNKLNVAVIGIGHLGSRHLKVYHELSNKVNLIGVCDVKERRTKKLADHYKVKLFTSHKDLIGKVDAVNVCTPTTFHFNIAKDFLKNNIHTLIEKPITTTVKQADELIKIAKEKKCILQVGHIERFNSAFESIKHFAKNPKFIECHRLNHFPNRSLDIGVVMDLMIHDIDIILGLANSKVAEVRAVGVKVLTQLEDIANARITFKNGCVCNLTASRVSDEVTRKIRIFLEDAYISLDYIKQEAFIYKKHRKLISKHSLPIEKEEPLKKELESFIDCVQNNKKPIVSGAEGRDALLLALDITNQIWNNKKTT
- a CDS encoding ABC transporter ATP-binding protein, whose amino-acid sequence is MQNYFKLLKFLKGHVRVLIAAIGCMFVSAIFDGFQLSLIVPMADKILGKGEITLPTKAPVFVMNFVDSINAMPSEKLLYIVSVGMLIIFFLKGIFTFLQGYLMNDVSQRVMRDIRHRLYQTIQNLSLDYFSKKRTGELVSRITNDVSVIDNAVSYGVSDLFYQSFRVLVFVSIVLFIYPKVFIVMLVLVGFIAFPMRQIGRKLKKISHQSQGKMADINSLLLETISGIRVVKAFGMEDYETNRFKNQNSDFYKLKMKAAKRTLIISPITEFIGALFGAGILLWIGRQVIAGEVSFGIFGLFLGSLLSLLNPIKKLSNVNAIAQQALAANERIYDVLNSSPTVVESSEAKGIGVIQDKISIKGVDFHYDDEAKAILRNITLDINAGEIVAVVGPTGAGKSTFVNLIPRFYDPTKGDVEIDGINLKDVSFKSLRGQIGIVTQETILFNDSIRANITYGHLEASQDQVEQAAKKAFAHDFILGLPSGYDTVIGDRGFRLSGGERQRIAIARAILKNPPILILDEATSQLDSESEKYVQKAIDELMNGRTVISIAHRLSTIKKATKIVVLENGEIVGMAPHARLLEECDLYKRLYETQFQA